The following proteins come from a genomic window of Gottfriedia acidiceleris:
- a CDS encoding UDP-N-acetylglucosamine 1-carboxyvinyltransferase, translating to MEKLVLEGGIPLKGTIRVSGAKNSAVALIPATILASSPVTLEGVPSISDVQTLCDLLEEIGGQVEVSDEKIMIDPTNMVAMPLPSGKVKKLRASYYLMGAMLGRFKQAVIGLPGGCYLGPRPIDQHIKGFEALGAKVTNEQGAIYLRAEELKGARIYLDVVSVGATINIMLAAVLANGRTVIENAAKEPEIVDVATLLTSMGAKIKGAGTDVIRIDGVESLSGCTHTIIPDRIEAGTYAILAAATVQEGDKVIVDNVIPHHLESLIAKMREMNIDIDTNDDQIIVSGSNKELKSVDIKTLVYPGFPTDLQQPFSVLLTKGNGTAVITDTIYGARFKHIDELRRMSATIKVEGSTAIISGPTQLQGGRVKASDLRAGAALVIAGLIAEGKTELTGLEHVDRGYEDLVEKLLGLGANVWRVQLTKQEVEQLKNA from the coding sequence ATGGAAAAGCTTGTATTAGAAGGCGGTATACCTTTAAAAGGGACAATTCGTGTTAGCGGTGCCAAAAATAGTGCAGTGGCTTTAATCCCAGCAACTATCTTAGCAAGCTCACCTGTAACACTTGAAGGAGTACCTTCTATTTCAGATGTTCAAACACTATGTGACCTTTTAGAGGAAATAGGTGGTCAAGTAGAAGTATCTGATGAAAAAATAATGATTGATCCAACAAATATGGTTGCAATGCCACTTCCAAGTGGGAAGGTAAAAAAATTACGAGCGTCTTATTATTTAATGGGTGCAATGTTAGGTAGATTTAAGCAGGCGGTTATAGGCTTGCCAGGGGGCTGTTACCTTGGACCAAGACCTATTGATCAACATATAAAAGGTTTTGAAGCATTAGGTGCAAAAGTAACAAATGAGCAAGGTGCAATCTATTTAAGAGCAGAAGAACTAAAAGGTGCACGTATATACTTAGATGTAGTGAGTGTTGGTGCAACGATTAATATCATGTTAGCGGCGGTTTTAGCAAATGGTAGAACTGTTATTGAAAACGCTGCAAAAGAGCCTGAGATTGTCGATGTAGCTACTTTATTAACAAGTATGGGTGCTAAAATTAAAGGTGCTGGTACTGATGTAATTCGAATTGATGGAGTAGAATCACTATCTGGTTGCACACATACAATTATCCCTGATCGAATTGAAGCAGGAACTTATGCAATATTAGCTGCTGCAACAGTGCAAGAAGGGGACAAGGTTATTGTTGATAATGTTATTCCACACCATTTGGAATCACTTATTGCGAAAATGAGAGAAATGAATATAGATATTGATACGAATGACGATCAAATTATCGTTTCAGGATCAAATAAAGAATTAAAATCAGTAGATATCAAAACTTTAGTTTATCCAGGGTTTCCAACTGACTTACAGCAGCCGTTTTCTGTGCTGCTAACTAAGGGAAATGGGACAGCCGTTATTACTGATACAATTTACGGTGCAAGATTTAAGCATATTGATGAGCTTAGAAGAATGAGTGCAACGATTAAAGTCGAAGGTAGTACGGCTATAATTTCCGGTCCTACACAGTTACAAGGCGGCCGTGTAAAAGCAAGTGATTTACGTGCTGGGGCAGCTTTAGTTATAGCAGGCTTAATTGCAGAAGGTAAAACAGAGCTAACTGGATTAGAGCATGTTGACAGAGGGTATGAGGATTTAGTTGAAAAGCTTTTAGGATTAGGAGCTAATGTTTGGCGTGTTCAGCTAACTAAGCAAGAAGTTGAACAATTAAAAAATGCGTAA
- a CDS encoding type B 50S ribosomal protein L31, which yields MKANIHPNYKKVVFMDINTGFKFLSGSTKYSNETIEWEDGETYPLIKVEVSSDSHPFYTGRQKFANAAGRVERFNKKYGLK from the coding sequence ATGAAAGCGAATATTCATCCTAATTACAAGAAAGTAGTGTTTATGGATATTAACACTGGTTTCAAATTCTTAAGCGGATCAACAAAATATTCTAACGAAACAATCGAATGGGAAGATGGCGAAACTTACCCTCTAATCAAAGTTGAGGTTTCTTCTGATTCTCACCCATTCTACACTGGACGTCAGAAATTTGCTAACGCTGCAGGACGTGTTGAACGTTTCAACAAAAAATACGGCCTTAAGTAA
- a CDS encoding class II fructose-bisphosphate aldolase, giving the protein MPLVSMTEMLNKAKEGKYAVGQYNINNLEWTFAILTAAEKEQSPVILGVSEGAAKYMGGFNTVVKMVEGLLIDLKITVPVAIHLDHGSSFEACKAAIDAGFTSVMIDASHDPFEQNVETTKKVVDYAHSHGVSVEAELGTVGGQEDHVVGDIIYADPAECKELVERTGIDCLAPALGSVHGPYKGEPKLGFDEMEQIGNETNVPLVLHGGTGIPTEQIQKAIARGTAKINVNTENQIAFNKAVREFVANDQKQYDPRKVLGPGREAIIATVAGKIREFGTSNKA; this is encoded by the coding sequence ATGCCTTTAGTATCTATGACTGAAATGCTTAATAAAGCAAAAGAAGGTAAATACGCTGTTGGTCAATACAATATTAATAACTTAGAATGGACTTTTGCTATTCTTACTGCAGCTGAAAAAGAACAATCACCTGTAATTCTTGGTGTTTCTGAAGGTGCAGCTAAATACATGGGTGGATTTAATACTGTTGTAAAGATGGTAGAAGGTTTATTAATTGATTTAAAAATTACTGTACCTGTAGCAATTCATCTTGACCACGGTTCAAGCTTCGAAGCATGTAAAGCTGCAATTGACGCTGGATTTACTTCAGTTATGATTGATGCTTCTCACGATCCATTTGAACAAAACGTTGAAACAACTAAAAAAGTTGTAGACTACGCTCACTCTCATGGTGTATCTGTTGAAGCTGAATTAGGAACTGTTGGTGGACAAGAAGATCACGTTGTTGGAGACATTATTTATGCTGACCCAGCAGAGTGTAAAGAACTAGTTGAGCGTACTGGCATTGATTGCTTAGCTCCAGCTTTAGGTTCTGTTCATGGACCATACAAAGGTGAACCGAAATTAGGTTTCGACGAAATGGAACAAATCGGTAACGAGACGAATGTACCATTAGTGTTACACGGTGGAACTGGAATCCCAACTGAACAAATTCAAAAAGCAATCGCTCGTGGAACTGCAAAAATTAACGTAAACACTGAGAACCAAATTGCTTTCAATAAAGCTGTTCGTGAATTTGTTGCAAATGATCAAAAACAATACGATCCACGCAAAGTTCTTGGACCAGGTCGCGAAGCAATTATCGCAACAGTAGCTGGCAAAATCCGTGAGTTCGGTACTAGCAACAAAGCGTAA
- a CDS encoding ATP-grasp domain-containing protein, with amino-acid sequence MKKFKGWIVFNGHITATKFTELFEWLQDTAIAKGIDVSLVKHYELIPVIEKGQSVLKGKFANEKPDFVIFWDKDVHLARHLENMGLKLYNSARTIEVCDDKALTFQALSNFDIPMPKTITAPLLFPNCDLTNYDFYDEVIQELGFPLIIKESFGSFGRQVYLVENREDFFKKVDELKHKPHIYQEFIESSRGTDIRIQVVGKQVVTAVLRKSESDFRANVTNGGKMYKYEPTEDQINLALKCSEILGADFAGIDLLFGEDGKTYICEVNSNAHFKNIYLCTDVDTTKYIIDYIIEDLEKNV; translated from the coding sequence ATGAAAAAGTTTAAAGGTTGGATTGTATTTAATGGTCATATTACAGCTACAAAATTTACTGAACTATTCGAATGGTTACAAGATACAGCAATCGCAAAAGGAATAGATGTTTCTTTAGTTAAACATTATGAACTAATCCCAGTAATCGAAAAAGGTCAATCGGTTTTAAAAGGAAAATTCGCCAATGAAAAACCTGATTTTGTAATCTTTTGGGACAAGGATGTTCATTTAGCAAGGCATTTAGAAAATATGGGGCTAAAATTATATAATTCTGCAAGAACGATTGAAGTCTGTGATGATAAGGCTTTAACTTTTCAGGCATTATCCAACTTCGATATACCTATGCCAAAAACAATTACGGCTCCGCTGTTATTCCCTAATTGTGATTTAACAAACTATGATTTTTACGATGAAGTTATACAGGAATTAGGCTTTCCTTTAATAATAAAAGAGTCATTCGGTTCATTCGGTAGACAAGTTTATTTAGTTGAGAATAGAGAAGATTTTTTTAAGAAGGTAGACGAACTAAAGCACAAACCGCATATTTATCAAGAGTTTATAGAATCAAGCAGAGGGACTGATATTCGCATCCAAGTAGTAGGTAAACAAGTAGTAACAGCAGTGTTAAGAAAATCAGAATCAGATTTTCGGGCAAATGTTACAAATGGTGGAAAGATGTATAAGTATGAGCCGACAGAAGACCAAATCAATTTAGCACTTAAATGCTCTGAAATATTAGGAGCAGATTTTGCAGGGATTGACTTATTGTTTGGAGAAGATGGTAAAACATATATATGTGAAGTTAACTCAAACGCACATTTCAAAAATATTTATCTATGTACAGACGTGGATACGACGAAATATATTATTGATTATATTATTGAGGACTTGGAGAAAAACGTATGA
- a CDS encoding thymidine kinase: protein MFFMMKKNGWIEMICGSMFSGKSEELIRRVRRTQFAKQSCVTFKPSIDNRYSEVEVVSHTGMKVPAYAVTHSSHILKYVTEEVEVVAIDEIQFFDDEIVMVVQQLANSGKRVICAGLDQDFRGLPFGKVPEILSIAEHVTKLNAVCASCGSPASRTQRLINGKPALFEDPIILVGASESYEPRCRHCHEVPTKSIQPALQSQND from the coding sequence ATGTTCTTTATGATGAAAAAAAACGGTTGGATTGAAATGATTTGCGGAAGTATGTTTTCTGGAAAATCAGAGGAACTAATTCGCCGTGTTCGTCGTACACAGTTTGCTAAGCAAAGTTGTGTGACATTCAAGCCATCAATTGATAATCGATACAGTGAAGTAGAAGTGGTGTCTCACACAGGAATGAAAGTACCTGCTTATGCAGTAACACACTCATCACATATTCTTAAATACGTTACAGAAGAAGTTGAAGTAGTTGCAATTGACGAGATTCAATTCTTTGACGATGAAATAGTTATGGTAGTTCAACAACTTGCTAACTCTGGGAAACGTGTAATTTGTGCAGGTTTAGACCAGGATTTTAGAGGCTTACCTTTTGGTAAAGTGCCTGAAATATTATCAATTGCAGAACATGTAACAAAATTAAACGCAGTTTGCGCTTCATGCGGATCACCTGCAAGTAGAACTCAAAGATTAATAAATGGTAAACCAGCTTTATTTGAAGACCCTATTATTTTAGTAGGTGCATCTGAATCGTACGAACCAAGATGTCGTCACTGTCACGAAGTACCAACGAAATCAATTCAACCAGCACTTCAAAGTCAGAATGATTAA
- the glpX gene encoding class II fructose-bisphosphatase, protein MERSLSMELVRVTEAAALASAKWMGLGKKDEADDAATTAMRDVFDTIPMKGTVVIGEGEMDEAPMLYIGEKLGNGYGPRVDVAVDPLEGTNIVASGGWNALAVIAIADHGNLLHAPDMYMEKLAVGPEAVGKVDINASVLDNLTAVAKAKGKNINEVVATVLNRERHAKLIEEIRSAGARIKLINDGDVAGAINTAFDHTGVDILFGSGGAPEGVIAAVALKCLGGELQGKLLPQNEEEIERCKRMGIEDPNRVLYMDDLVKGDDAIFAATGVTDGELLKGVQYKGNVGSTQSLVMRAKSGTVRFVDGRHSLNKKPNLVIK, encoded by the coding sequence ATGGAAAGAAGTTTATCAATGGAGTTAGTACGTGTTACTGAGGCAGCGGCACTAGCATCTGCAAAATGGATGGGTTTAGGTAAAAAGGATGAAGCAGATGATGCTGCTACAACAGCAATGCGTGACGTATTTGATACGATTCCTATGAAGGGAACAGTTGTAATTGGAGAAGGCGAAATGGACGAGGCTCCAATGCTTTATATCGGTGAGAAACTTGGTAATGGATATGGTCCAAGAGTGGACGTAGCAGTTGACCCACTTGAAGGTACAAATATCGTGGCATCTGGTGGATGGAATGCTTTAGCAGTTATTGCAATTGCAGACCATGGCAATTTATTGCATGCTCCTGATATGTACATGGAGAAACTTGCAGTTGGACCTGAAGCTGTTGGTAAAGTTGATATTAATGCATCTGTTCTTGACAACTTAACAGCTGTAGCAAAAGCAAAAGGAAAAAATATTAATGAAGTTGTTGCAACAGTATTAAATAGAGAACGTCATGCGAAGTTAATTGAAGAAATTCGCTCAGCAGGTGCTCGAATTAAGCTAATTAACGATGGTGATGTTGCGGGTGCAATTAACACAGCTTTTGATCACACAGGTGTTGATATTTTATTTGGAAGCGGTGGTGCGCCAGAAGGAGTAATCGCTGCAGTTGCTTTAAAATGCTTAGGTGGAGAACTTCAAGGAAAGTTATTACCTCAAAATGAAGAAGAGATCGAACGTTGCAAACGCATGGGTATTGAAGATCCAAACCGTGTATTATATATGGACGATTTAGTTAAGGGTGACGACGCAATTTTTGCTGCAACTGGTGTAACTGATGGAGAATTACTAAAAGGTGTACAATACAAAGGGAATGTAGGTTCTACGCAATCCTTAGTTATGCGTGCTAAATCAGGAACTGTTCGTTTTGTAGATGGACGTCACAGCCTAAACAAAAAACCAAACCTAGTTATTAAATAA
- the prfA gene encoding peptide chain release factor 1, giving the protein MFDRLQAVEDRYDRLNDLLSDPEIINDSKKLREYSKEQSDIQETVDVYRQYKSVKEQIKDAKAMLEEKLDADMREMVKEELNDLENESKDLEERLKILLIPKDPNDDKNVIVEIRGAAGGDEAALFAATLYRMYSRFAEVNGWKTEIIEGNYTELGGFKEIIFMINGKGAYSKLKFENGAHRVQRVPETESGGRIHTSTATVAVLPEAEEVEIEIHEKDIRVDTFASSGPGGQSVNTTMSAVRLTHIPTNTVVSCQDEKSQIKNKEKAMKVLRARVYDKFQREVQAEYDQNRKQAVGTGDRSERIRTYNYPQNRVTDHRIGLTIQKLDQIVEGKIDEIINALIMDDQAKRMEQSQ; this is encoded by the coding sequence ATGTTTGATCGATTACAAGCTGTAGAGGATCGCTATGATAGATTAAACGATTTACTTAGTGACCCGGAAATTATAAACGATTCAAAAAAGTTACGTGAATACTCAAAAGAACAATCAGACATACAAGAAACAGTTGATGTATACCGTCAATACAAATCAGTTAAAGAGCAAATTAAAGATGCAAAAGCTATGCTTGAAGAGAAACTTGATGCTGATATGCGCGAAATGGTTAAAGAAGAATTAAATGATTTGGAAAACGAATCAAAGGATCTAGAAGAACGTTTAAAAATCCTTTTAATTCCAAAAGATCCTAACGATGATAAAAACGTTATCGTTGAGATTCGTGGTGCTGCGGGCGGAGACGAAGCTGCATTATTTGCTGCTACGTTATATCGTATGTACAGCCGTTTTGCTGAGGTTAACGGATGGAAAACAGAAATCATTGAAGGTAACTATACAGAGCTAGGTGGCTTTAAAGAGATTATCTTTATGATCAATGGTAAAGGCGCATACTCAAAACTAAAATTTGAAAATGGAGCACACCGTGTTCAACGTGTTCCTGAAACAGAATCAGGTGGACGAATTCATACTTCAACTGCAACTGTAGCAGTTTTACCAGAAGCTGAAGAAGTTGAAATTGAAATTCATGAAAAAGATATTCGTGTAGATACATTTGCTTCTAGTGGTCCTGGTGGTCAATCAGTAAATACTACGATGTCTGCAGTGCGTTTAACTCATATTCCAACAAATACTGTTGTATCATGTCAGGATGAAAAATCACAAATTAAGAATAAAGAAAAAGCGATGAAGGTTCTTCGCGCTAGGGTTTATGATAAATTCCAAAGAGAAGTACAAGCAGAATACGATCAAAATCGTAAACAAGCTGTAGGTACAGGTGACCGTTCTGAACGTATCCGTACTTATAACTACCCACAAAACCGTGTAACTGACCACCGTATTGGATTAACAATTCAAAAGCTTGATCAAATTGTTGAAGGTAAAATCGACGAGATTATTAATGCGTTAATTATGGATGATCAAGCAAAACGCATGGAACAAAGTCAATAA
- the rho gene encoding transcription termination factor Rho yields the protein MSLTISALENMKLKDLYEHAKVMKISYYSKLTKKELIFAILKAQAEKDGLMFMEGVLEIIPSEGYGFLRPINYSPSSEDIYISASQIRRFDMRNGDKVSGKVRPPKENERYFGLLQVEAVNGDDPENAKERVHFPGLTALYPNRQMKLETSPAKFSTRIIDMIAPVGFGQRGLIVAPPKAGKTELLKEIANSITTNHPEAELIVLLIDERPEEVTDIERSVKGDVVSSTFDETPDSHIKVAELVLERAMRLVEHKKDVIILMDSITRLARAYNLVIPPSGRTLSGGIDPAAFHRPKRFFGAARNIEEGGSLTILATALIDTGSRMDDVIYEEFKGTGNMELHLDRSLAERRIFPAIDIRRSGTRKEDLLIPKDHLDKLWLMRKTMSDIPDFVERYFRMLRQTKTNEDFFNTMTEESRKTPVSNK from the coding sequence ATGAGTTTAACAATCTCTGCATTAGAAAACATGAAATTAAAAGATTTGTATGAACACGCAAAAGTAATGAAAATTTCGTATTACAGCAAATTAACGAAAAAAGAACTTATTTTTGCAATCCTTAAAGCGCAAGCGGAAAAAGATGGATTAATGTTCATGGAAGGTGTACTAGAAATTATCCCTTCAGAAGGATATGGATTCTTACGTCCAATTAATTATTCACCGAGTTCAGAAGATATTTATATTTCTGCATCTCAAATTCGTCGTTTTGATATGCGAAATGGTGATAAGGTTTCTGGAAAAGTACGTCCACCGAAGGAAAATGAAAGATACTTTGGTCTACTTCAAGTAGAAGCAGTCAATGGAGACGATCCTGAGAATGCTAAAGAACGTGTTCACTTCCCGGGATTAACTGCATTATATCCAAATAGACAAATGAAGCTTGAAACATCTCCTGCTAAGTTTTCTACAAGAATTATTGATATGATCGCCCCAGTAGGATTTGGTCAACGTGGTTTAATTGTTGCCCCTCCAAAAGCCGGTAAGACAGAGTTATTAAAAGAAATTGCAAATAGCATCACAACAAATCACCCAGAAGCTGAACTAATTGTATTACTAATTGATGAGCGACCAGAAGAGGTAACGGACATTGAACGTTCTGTAAAAGGAGATGTTGTAAGTTCGACTTTCGACGAAACTCCTGATAGTCATATAAAGGTTGCTGAATTAGTTTTAGAGCGCGCTATGAGACTAGTAGAGCACAAGAAAGATGTAATTATTTTAATGGATAGTATTACTAGGCTTGCTCGTGCGTATAATTTAGTTATTCCACCAAGTGGTCGTACGTTATCAGGTGGTATTGATCCTGCTGCATTCCATAGACCAAAACGATTCTTCGGTGCTGCACGTAATATCGAAGAAGGTGGAAGTTTAACGATTTTAGCAACAGCTCTAATCGACACTGGCTCCCGTATGGATGATGTTATTTATGAGGAATTCAAAGGTACCGGTAATATGGAACTTCACTTAGATCGTTCATTAGCTGAACGCCGTATCTTCCCAGCAATTGACATTCGTCGTTCTGGAACACGTAAAGAAGATCTATTAATACCAAAAGATCATCTGGACAAGCTATGGTTAATGCGAAAAACAATGTCAGATATTCCAGACTTTGTTGAACGTTATTTCAGAATGCTTCGTCAAACGAAAACAAATGAAGATTTCTTCAATACAATGACTGAAGAAAGTAGAAAAACGCCAGTCTCAAATAAATAG
- the prmC gene encoding peptide chain release factor N(5)-glutamine methyltransferase — translation MTKKIYEALKWASSFLQEHGRDENVGEIVLKHILDYNRTELLLNMREDLKENHWIQFKELVHKHIDGQPIQYLIGYEYFYGRKFFVNEEVLIPRPETEELVEGVLHRIQKHWKNTEQLELVDVGTGSGAIAISLALENNQLIVHTVDIAEESIQVAKRNAHELKANVHFIHNDLLNYFIEENKTVDIVVSNPPYIPHEDWLSLDEVVKDHEPYRALVGGEDGLDFYRRFADDLPKVLKEKSLVAFEVGVNQGEQVADILRKAYPNSNVEVVFDINGKDRMVYMING, via the coding sequence ATGACAAAAAAGATATATGAAGCCCTAAAATGGGCTTCTTCTTTTTTACAAGAACACGGTCGTGATGAAAATGTGGGTGAAATTGTATTAAAACATATTTTGGACTACAATCGAACAGAATTATTGCTAAATATGAGAGAAGATTTAAAAGAGAATCATTGGATACAGTTTAAAGAATTGGTTCATAAGCACATAGATGGGCAACCAATCCAATATTTAATAGGATATGAATACTTTTATGGCCGAAAGTTCTTCGTTAATGAAGAAGTACTAATTCCAAGACCAGAAACAGAGGAGTTAGTGGAAGGTGTACTACATCGTATTCAAAAGCATTGGAAAAATACAGAACAACTTGAACTAGTAGATGTTGGAACAGGTAGTGGGGCGATTGCCATCTCACTTGCGCTTGAAAATAACCAACTAATAGTTCATACAGTTGATATTGCAGAAGAATCTATTCAAGTTGCTAAACGGAATGCACACGAGTTAAAGGCAAACGTCCACTTTATACACAATGATTTACTGAATTACTTTATTGAAGAAAACAAGACAGTTGATATTGTTGTATCAAATCCGCCGTATATTCCGCATGAAGATTGGTTGAGTTTAGATGAAGTAGTTAAGGATCACGAGCCATACCGTGCGTTAGTAGGTGGCGAAGATGGTCTAGATTTTTACCGTCGTTTTGCAGATGACTTACCTAAAGTATTAAAAGAAAAATCACTGGTTGCATTTGAAGTAGGTGTCAATCAAGGTGAACAGGTTGCAGACATATTAAGGAAAGCTTACCCGAATTCAAACGTTGAAGTCGTTTTCGATATAAATGGCAAAGACCGTATGGTTTATATGATAAATGGCTAA
- a CDS encoding response regulator has product MGSKLLIVDDQYGIRLLLHEIFKKEGYEVFQAANGFQAIDIVVKDCPDLVILDMKIPGMDGVEILKRIKEINKDIKVILMTAYGELDIIEEAKKLGALQYFPKPFDIDEIKKVVREHTSQPQSQQ; this is encoded by the coding sequence TTGGGAAGTAAATTACTTATAGTAGACGATCAGTATGGAATTCGTTTGCTTTTACACGAAATTTTCAAAAAAGAAGGCTATGAGGTATTTCAGGCAGCTAATGGTTTTCAAGCAATTGATATTGTAGTAAAGGATTGTCCCGATTTAGTTATTCTTGATATGAAAATACCAGGTATGGACGGAGTGGAGATTCTAAAGCGAATCAAAGAAATTAATAAAGATATTAAAGTAATTTTGATGACGGCTTATGGTGAACTCGATATTATTGAAGAAGCTAAAAAATTAGGAGCACTACAATATTTTCCAAAACCATTTGATATTGATGAAATTAAAAAGGTTGTTAGAGAACATACTTCACAACCACAATCTCAGCAGTAA
- a CDS encoding DUF2529 family protein: MLKIFSTQLNGVFQKIVKQEEVFEDASRFLAQAVIGEGCVFVHGTKEFAGIVSEITDGAEQNDSIKPLLINGEIQSLSPVDRVLLFTRQTDDQEAILLAKKLSESSIGLVIVSTTINEEDHLSELADVFINYELTRKLVPTDEGDRICLPTLLTGLFIYHCLLLTMSEILSDFD; encoded by the coding sequence ATGTTAAAAATTTTTTCGACACAATTGAATGGAGTTTTCCAAAAAATAGTTAAACAAGAGGAAGTATTTGAAGATGCTTCACGCTTCCTAGCACAGGCAGTTATTGGCGAAGGATGTGTTTTTGTTCATGGTACAAAAGAATTTGCTGGTATTGTTTCAGAAATAACTGATGGTGCAGAACAAAACGACTCAATTAAACCTTTGTTGATTAACGGCGAAATCCAGTCATTATCTCCTGTAGATCGAGTACTTTTATTTACAAGACAGACGGATGATCAAGAAGCTATTCTTCTTGCTAAGAAACTATCAGAATCAAGCATTGGATTAGTGATCGTCTCTACTACGATCAATGAAGAAGACCATTTATCAGAACTAGCTGATGTATTTATTAACTATGAATTAACTAGAAAACTTGTTCCAACTGATGAGGGAGACCGAATCTGTTTACCTACCCTACTTACAGGATTATTTATTTATCACTGTCTACTACTTACAATGAGTGAAATCCTATCAGATTTTGACTGA